Genomic DNA from Pistricoccus aurantiacus:
AAAAGTTGAGCGTCAGCTCTCTCGAACTGCTGGCGGCGCTGCTGCCCGCCGGCGTTCGCGTGGGTATCTGGACCTTCGGCGAAGACATCGACAATCCCTTGCCGCTGAGCCGCGTCGACGAGCAGTGGCGCGACAAGGCCCGTGACCTGGAACCGGCGCTATCCCGGTATCAGCCCTTCACGGATATCGAAGGCGCGATTCGTCAGGCGGGTGGCGTACCCGGCGCGGGCCAGCGTCACATCATTCTGCTGACGGACGGCATGATCGATCTGTCCGCGCCGGCGGGCAGCAAGGCCGAGGGGGATCGACGTTCCCGTCAGGCGCTGTTGAACGAGCTGGCGCCGGATCTGGCGAACCAGAATGTGGTCATACATGCCATCGCCTTTTCCGACGAAGCGGATCTCGACTTGGTGGAGCAACTGGCGCAGAGAACCGGCGGGCTCGCCGTCAAGGCGCAGAACCCGGATGATCTGCTGGGGGTATTTCTGACGATCATCGATCGGCTGTTTCCCGCGGATCAGGTGCCGCTGCAGGCGGGCCGCTTCACGATCGATCCCCAGGTAAAAAACTTCTCCGCGCTATTGTTCCATGCCCCGGAGGCCCCGGCGCCGATACTGGTGGCGCCGGACGGCAGCCGCTATACCCGAGACGACCACCCGCAGGAGATACGCTGGCAGCAGGAACCTCGCTTCGACCTCATCAGCGTGCCGTCGCCCCAAGTGGGAGAATGGCAGCTGGAGGGTGAAATCGATGCGGGCAGCCGAATTCAGGTGGAATCCCCGCTGATGCTTCATACCGGCGAGCTACCCGATACCCTGTATCTCGGCTTTCCGGTAGCGCTCTCCGCCTGGTTCGAAAAAGACGCCATGCCCGATGACATGCAATCATCGAATCTGACGGTGCGGGTCATGCTGGAAGATGCCGATGGCAATATTCAGGTATCCAGCTCTCTGAGCGAAGACGGTGGAAAATTCACCGGGATCCTGCCTGCGCCCACACGACCGGGCAACGCTCGCCTGATCGTCGATGCTCGGGCTGAAGGGCTGCGTCGGCAGCGTGTTCTGGCAGTCAACGTGCGCTCGCCTATCGGTGCGTCGCTGGACAGCCGACAGCAGACGGTTGAACTCACCGCCCAGCATCCTCGGCTCGATAGCGCCAATACGCGCCTCCAGGCCAGACTACAGGGCCAGGCCCTGCCGGTGACCGAGCGGGGCGAGAAACAATGGCGAGTTGAGTTACCCGAGCTGGACCCCACCTATCGGCTGCCCTTGAAACTGCTCGCGACCGTCGAACTCGACGGGCAAACTCGCGAAATTCCCTTGCCGGATGTGTTAATCAATACCGAAGGCCAGGTGGGCCTGGACGCAGCGGGACTGGACGACAAGGGCCTTGCCACCCAGGCGCTGGAGCAGGAACCCGAGCCGCCAACGACCGAACCGCCGGGGCTGGTTCAGCGCGCCGGCCAGATCTGGACCGACCGCATCGAACCACCGGTGGAGCGCCTGACACGCCAGCTTGGATTGGATCCGGCGGTTTTTCGCCCCTGGATGCTGGTGCTGGTCTTGATCGGGCTACTGGTGCTGCTGGTCATGATAACAATAGGCCGACAATCGGCACGGCGGCAGGAGCCGCCCAGGGAGGAACCGCATGTGTGAACTGCTGGGTATGAGCGCCAATGTGCCCACGGATATCTGCTTCAGCTTCACGGGATTTCTGCATCGCGGGGGCGGCACCGGTCCGCATCGGGACGGCTGGGGCATCGCGTTCTACGAGGAAGGCGGTTACCGGGACTTTCGCGATCCGCACCCCTCGGTGGATTCGCCGATCGCCCGGTTGATCTGTGACTACCCGATCAAGTCACACGTGGTGATCAGTCATATCCGTCAGGCCAACGTGGGCCAGGTGCGTCTGGCCAATACCCATCCCTTCACCCGGGAAATGTGGGGGCGTCCCTGGTGCTACGCGCACAACGGTCAGCTCGAAGGCTGGGAGTCGTTGCCTCTGGCCTTTTATCGTCCCATCGGCGATACGGACAGCGAGCATGCCTTCTGTTTCCTGATGGGGGAGCTGCGGCGACGCTTCGACGCCCCACCCCAGTCCCGCGAGGTCATGTGGGGAGCGCTGCACGAGCTCTGCGAGCGTTTACGCAGGCTAGGCGTCTTCAATCTGCTGCTTTCCGACGGCGAGTATCTTTATACCTATTGCTCCACGAAACTGGCGCACATCACCCGGCGCGCGCCCTTCGGCAAGGCAAGCCTTTCCGATGCGGAGCTGAGCGTCAATTTCGTCGAGCACACCACCCCCAACGATATCGTCTCAGTGATCGCCACTGAGCCGCTGACAGACAACGAGGACTGGATACGCATGGCCCCCGGTGAACTGCTGGTGTGGAAGGACGGGGAAATCCAGGCGCGTTTCAATGCCACAGGGAATTTCGCTGTTACCGCTGGTTTCAATTCGACGAGCTAGATGTTATTACTTCATGAAACGCTTGTTTGATTCGGTTGTGAGGTTCCCCCGCCGGGCTTGCTTGCTGCTCAAGCGAGGGCGTCCCGCAAACGAACGCGCCGAGTCCTAATAAAAACTAATGAGTGGCGCTTGATCGCCACGGCTGCGGAGAATTGCCATGAGTGAGCCTGCGAGCGCTTATCAACTCGACGGACCGCCGCTGGAGGATCTGGAGAGCTACGGTACCCTGCTGGATGTCTTTCACCGTTCCGTCGAGAACTTCAGCGACAAGCCTGCCTTCAGCTGCATGGGCCACGTCGTTTCCTTTCGCGAGCTCGAGCGTCTGTCTCGGGATTTCGCCGCCTGGCTGACCCACGAGACGACGTTGGAGCCCGGCGATCGTATCGCCATTCAACTGCCCAACGTGCTGCAGTATCCGGTGGCGGTATTCGGCGCGCTGCGGGCGGGACTGGTAGTGGTCAATACCAACCCACTCTACACGGAGCGGGAAATGGCGCACCAGTTCAAGGATTCCGGCGCCAAGGCCATCGTCATACTGGCCAATATGGCCGCCAAGCTCGACAAGATCATCGAGGAAACCGACATCGAGCATGTCGTGGTCACGCAATTGGCGGACCTGCATCCGCTGCCCAAGCGGCTGGTGATCAACGCGGTGGTCAAGTACATCAAGAAAATGGTGCCGCGCTACACTCTGCCCCAGGCCGTGCCCTTCAATCAGACCCTGACCAAAGGCCGCGCGCTTGAGCATCAGGATGTGACTTGGCAGCGGGAGGACGTGGCGATACTGCAGTACACCGGTGGTACTACGGGACGTCCCAAAGGCACCATGCTGACCCATACCAATCTGGTGGCCAACATGCTCCAGGCGCGTCTGGCCATCGGCGAAAATCTTACCGATGGCTGCGAAATGATCATCGCGCCGCTGCCGGTCTATCACATCTATACCTTTACGGTGAACTGCCTGTTTCTGTTTGAAACCGGCAATCATACGGTGCTGATTCCCAACCCACGGGATATCGAAGGCTTCGTCAAGGAGCTCGGAAAGCTCGAGTTTACCGCCTTTATCGGCCTGAACACCCTGTTCAATGCGCTTTGCCAGCGAGACGACTTCAAGCGGCTGGATTTCTCCAAACTCAAGCTGACCATTTCCGGCGGCATGGCGCTGACCAAGG
This window encodes:
- a CDS encoding vWA domain-containing protein — encoded protein: MKTRARLGGLLRPLLWFLCGVMAWSSLAEAESIADPSRENDFAQQAIQESASDLRFIFDVSGSMRHNDPEKLSVSSLELLAALLPAGVRVGIWTFGEDIDNPLPLSRVDEQWRDKARDLEPALSRYQPFTDIEGAIRQAGGVPGAGQRHIILLTDGMIDLSAPAGSKAEGDRRSRQALLNELAPDLANQNVVIHAIAFSDEADLDLVEQLAQRTGGLAVKAQNPDDLLGVFLTIIDRLFPADQVPLQAGRFTIDPQVKNFSALLFHAPEAPAPILVAPDGSRYTRDDHPQEIRWQQEPRFDLISVPSPQVGEWQLEGEIDAGSRIQVESPLMLHTGELPDTLYLGFPVALSAWFEKDAMPDDMQSSNLTVRVMLEDADGNIQVSSSLSEDGGKFTGILPAPTRPGNARLIVDARAEGLRRQRVLAVNVRSPIGASLDSRQQTVELTAQHPRLDSANTRLQARLQGQALPVTERGEKQWRVELPELDPTYRLPLKLLATVELDGQTREIPLPDVLINTEGQVGLDAAGLDDKGLATQALEQEPEPPTTEPPGLVQRAGQIWTDRIEPPVERLTRQLGLDPAVFRPWMLVLVLIGLLVLLVMITIGRQSARRQEPPREEPHV
- a CDS encoding class II glutamine amidotransferase, with translation MCELLGMSANVPTDICFSFTGFLHRGGGTGPHRDGWGIAFYEEGGYRDFRDPHPSVDSPIARLICDYPIKSHVVISHIRQANVGQVRLANTHPFTREMWGRPWCYAHNGQLEGWESLPLAFYRPIGDTDSEHAFCFLMGELRRRFDAPPQSREVMWGALHELCERLRRLGVFNLLLSDGEYLYTYCSTKLAHITRRAPFGKASLSDAELSVNFVEHTTPNDIVSVIATEPLTDNEDWIRMAPGELLVWKDGEIQARFNATGNFAVTAGFNSTS
- a CDS encoding AMP-binding protein yields the protein MSEPASAYQLDGPPLEDLESYGTLLDVFHRSVENFSDKPAFSCMGHVVSFRELERLSRDFAAWLTHETTLEPGDRIAIQLPNVLQYPVAVFGALRAGLVVVNTNPLYTEREMAHQFKDSGAKAIVILANMAAKLDKIIEETDIEHVVVTQLADLHPLPKRLVINAVVKYIKKMVPRYTLPQAVPFNQTLTKGRALEHQDVTWQREDVAILQYTGGTTGRPKGTMLTHTNLVANMLQARLAIGENLTDGCEMIIAPLPVYHIYTFTVNCLFLFETGNHTVLIPNPRDIEGFVKELGKLEFTAFIGLNTLFNALCQRDDFKRLDFSKLKLTISGGMALTKAAANRWQEVTGCPVAEGYGLTETSPIVSFNPMDAIQLGTIGKPVAGTSVKVVSPDGRVLPLGEAGELCVKGPQVMKGYWNMPEETRQALDDEGWVSTGDIAVLQEDGYIRIVDRKKDMIIVSGFNVYPNEVEDVVTGHPDVVEAAAVGVPDDDTGEAIKLFVVSRNPELDVQTLRQWCKKELAGYKVPRQVEFRDELPKSNVGKVLRKELRDNES